A stretch of the Elusimicrobiota bacterium genome encodes the following:
- a CDS encoding DUF935 family protein, translating into MGLRDFLGMAPKRASSSAPTDGWLSLGPFDRDPVGLGQVFTKATINQYISSASTGDTRELSYLKAEMATDAHLSSEIAKAVGMLLAAPFDLTPWPLSVNTWSGRKTLAAKRALEITSFCRDQLMDPDLQIDRAIEHAFLGLLEGASGCQVVWKRTTGGRFGLKSLTPAPTDRLRWAYDRHALLVQPGEDSSELIPVEELGPRIATLVVSSHVTRRDRCGLLRRCLAPWLTARNGLEWWARDIEIFASPFRWAKYKRGDKKAAAELREALKGMGNLGYAAFPDDVDLQFLKGFEVAGKGQGDLVGHCERSESKVILGSTQTSDIQVGAGSKASTGVHLDVVETRVEGYGRTICEDFFRRQVLKPLVAASFGAEAAALHTPVPAIEIRRNADLLTFFQAMETAVAKTGVKTIPVAFIHSRTGIPQPEDGEPCLEPPAASVAPPAAPGGKPTGPKGSDPGADPEDDAGTEDPEDPAKAEAHAARRAAAAPLEAAQLAQLEAWAVEGVESAGKALLAPYVALIAEVKRDGGDLGHLGNRIRIQAQMQNEGQAETADIVSRVIAHALLTGWAHEVGIEPPKAP; encoded by the coding sequence ATGGGCCTCCGCGACTTCCTCGGTATGGCGCCCAAGCGCGCCTCCTCCTCCGCCCCCACTGACGGCTGGCTCAGTCTGGGCCCGTTCGACCGCGACCCCGTCGGCCTCGGCCAGGTGTTCACGAAGGCCACGATCAACCAGTACATTTCCTCGGCGTCCACGGGCGACACGCGCGAGCTCTCCTACCTGAAGGCGGAGATGGCGACCGACGCGCATCTGTCGTCCGAGATCGCGAAGGCCGTGGGGATGCTTCTGGCCGCGCCCTTCGACCTCACGCCGTGGCCGCTGTCGGTGAACACCTGGTCGGGGAGGAAAACGCTCGCGGCAAAGCGTGCTCTCGAGATCACCTCGTTCTGCCGCGACCAGCTTATGGACCCCGACCTCCAGATCGACCGCGCCATCGAGCACGCTTTCCTCGGCCTCCTCGAGGGCGCCAGCGGGTGCCAGGTGGTCTGGAAGCGCACGACCGGCGGCCGCTTCGGCCTCAAGTCGCTCACCCCGGCCCCGACCGACCGTCTCCGGTGGGCCTACGACCGCCACGCCCTTCTCGTGCAGCCCGGCGAGGACTCGTCCGAGCTCATCCCGGTCGAGGAGCTCGGCCCCCGCATCGCTACCCTCGTCGTGTCGTCCCACGTGACCCGGCGCGATCGCTGCGGGCTGCTCCGGCGGTGCCTCGCCCCGTGGCTGACCGCACGGAACGGCCTCGAGTGGTGGGCGCGCGACATCGAGATTTTTGCGAGCCCGTTCCGCTGGGCGAAGTACAAGCGCGGCGACAAGAAGGCGGCCGCCGAGCTGCGCGAGGCCTTGAAGGGGATGGGAAACCTCGGCTACGCGGCCTTCCCGGACGACGTCGACCTCCAGTTCCTGAAGGGCTTCGAAGTGGCCGGGAAGGGACAAGGCGACCTCGTCGGGCACTGCGAGCGCTCCGAGTCCAAGGTCATCCTCGGCTCGACGCAGACCTCCGATATCCAGGTCGGTGCGGGGTCCAAGGCAAGCACCGGCGTCCACCTCGACGTCGTCGAGACGCGCGTCGAGGGCTACGGCCGCACCATCTGCGAGGACTTCTTCCGACGTCAGGTTCTGAAACCTCTCGTCGCCGCCTCGTTCGGCGCCGAGGCAGCGGCGCTGCACACGCCGGTCCCTGCGATCGAGATCCGGCGCAACGCCGACCTCCTGACGTTCTTCCAGGCGATGGAGACCGCCGTCGCCAAGACGGGCGTGAAGACGATCCCCGTGGCCTTCATACACTCCCGGACGGGCATCCCGCAGCCCGAGGACGGCGAGCCGTGCCTCGAGCCGCCGGCGGCCTCGGTCGCACCTCCTGCAGCGCCAGGGGGCAAGCCTACCGGGCCCAAGGGGAGCGACCCCGGGGCGGATCCGGAGGACGACGCAGGGACCGAGGATCCCGAGGACCCGGCCAAGGCAGAGGCGCACGCTGCCCGCCGTGCCGCCGCCGCACCCCTCGAGGCGGCCCAGCTCGCCCAGCTCGAGGCGTGGGCCGTCGAGGGCGTGGAGAGCGCCGGCAAGGCCCTCCTCGCGCCCTACGTGGCACTCATCGCCGAGGTGAAGCGGGACGGCGGGGACCTCGGGCACCTGGGCAACCGGATCCGCATCCAAGCGCAGATGCAGAACGAAGGGCAGGCCGAGACCGCCGACATCGTCTCGCGCGTCATCGCGCACGCCCTCCTCACGGGGTGGGCCCACGAGGTAGGGATCGAGCCGCCGAAGGCCCCGTGA
- a CDS encoding phage minor head protein — protein MQELLRRVLKVWEKRLTLTPAQLQAFGEDAYSRGWGLAGIWETKFLERIQASITKAQAAGSTYSDWTQNEAQKILDGFGAGVRIYHGRGPGGDRWDPAYAELVMRNATQASFAGGRYSAEWAPEWQQIAPFWRYYATLDDRTRPTHAALHGKVFRKDDAAARSFLPPLGHNCFPAETPILGSIRRGFSYRYSGDVVRIQTRAGNRLTLTIDHPVLTPRGWVAAKLLREGDDVLSHVGGAEGGLDPLRTDEVVRGILGPRETRLAAPRLNVHGRPAFAGELFGALPEASRERMADGRTKDLYGDPRVEERHVEVEREHGELLLHAKAATAELVRYLRLALVHVDHSLVASLRRADEHVEWALGAAYGSPRLGALALDGGGVGLQLGPLDPLRIAPATKRHAQLAELASEGVSRAPGFVCELLHRLAGLVSSGDGGKPGDHPAGRGALAEDTLTSVRYGSFNGDVFDFETAHGWMVAGSIAISNCRCQAQELTLAEIEDAGFNITPGAQVPFLPTADGGTIGRPPGGWDVDRVLSSMSRTLRDATLARETPVTHPNSAAPAPQTI, from the coding sequence ATGCAGGAGCTGCTCCGGCGCGTCCTGAAGGTCTGGGAGAAGCGGCTGACGCTGACACCGGCCCAGCTGCAGGCCTTCGGAGAGGACGCCTACTCGAGGGGCTGGGGGCTCGCCGGGATCTGGGAGACGAAGTTCCTCGAGCGGATACAGGCATCCATCACGAAAGCGCAGGCGGCCGGCTCGACCTACTCCGACTGGACGCAGAACGAGGCGCAGAAGATCCTCGACGGCTTCGGGGCTGGCGTCCGGATCTACCACGGACGGGGTCCGGGTGGCGACCGCTGGGATCCGGCCTACGCCGAGCTCGTGATGCGGAACGCCACCCAGGCGAGCTTCGCCGGGGGGCGCTATTCGGCGGAGTGGGCTCCGGAGTGGCAGCAAATCGCCCCGTTCTGGCGCTACTACGCGACGCTCGACGACCGGACTCGGCCGACGCACGCCGCGCTTCACGGGAAGGTGTTCCGGAAGGACGACGCGGCGGCCCGCTCGTTCCTTCCGCCGCTCGGGCACAACTGCTTCCCGGCTGAGACGCCGATTCTCGGGTCAATCCGCCGCGGGTTCAGCTACCGCTACTCGGGTGACGTCGTGCGGATTCAGACTCGGGCTGGAAACCGGCTGACCCTGACCATCGACCACCCTGTACTGACCCCGCGCGGATGGGTCGCGGCGAAGCTCCTTCGCGAAGGCGACGACGTACTCAGCCACGTCGGCGGGGCAGAAGGCGGGCTTGACCCGCTTCGGACTGACGAAGTGGTTCGCGGCATCCTTGGCCCTCGTGAGACCCGGCTCGCGGCGCCACGTCTCAACGTACACGGTCGCCCAGCCTTCGCGGGCGAGCTTTTCGGCGCGCTTCCGGAGGCGTCCCGCGAGCGGATGGCTGACGGACGAACCAAGGACCTCTACGGTGATCCGCGAGTCGAGGAGCGCCACGTCGAGGTTGAACGAGAGCACGGGGAGCTGCTGCTCCACGCGAAAGCCGCGACGGCGGAACTCGTCCGCTACCTCCGTCTCGCCCTTGTTCACGTAGATCATTCGCTCGTAGCGAGTCTTCGCCGTGCGGATGAGCACGTCGAGTGGGCGCTCGGCGCCGCGTACGGCAGCCCACGCCTTGGAGCACTGGCGCTCGACGGCGGCGGGGTCGGTCTTCAGCTTGGCCCACTTGACCCGCTCCGCATCGCTCCGGCCACGAAGAGGCACGCCCAGCTCGCGGAACTGGCGAGCGAGGGTGTCTCGCGCGCACCCGGATTCGTCTGCGAGCTTCTTCATCGACTCGCCGGCCTGGTATCGAGCGGCGATGGCGGGAAGCCCGGAGACCATCCTGCGGGCAGAGGGGCACTCGCGGAAGACACGCTTACGTCGGTTCGATACGGCTCCTTCAACGGGGACGTCTTTGACTTTGAGACGGCTCATGGGTGGATGGTAGCGGGTAGCATCGCCATTAGCAACTGCCGATGCCAAGCGCAAGAGCTGACCCTCGCCGAGATTGAAGATGCCGGGTTCAACATCACCCCCGGAGCACAGGTCCCGTTCCTCCCGACGGCGGACGGCGGCACGATCGGACGCCCCCCAGGAGGCTGGGACGTGGACCGCGTCCTGTCGTCGATGTCGCGAACCCTGCGTGACGCCACGCTCGCGCGGGAGACCCCCGTAACCCACCCCAACTCTGCGGCGCCGGCGCCGCAGACCATCTAG